A window of Garra rufa chromosome 6, GarRuf1.0, whole genome shotgun sequence genomic DNA:
acacacacacacacacacacacacatatataatgtaCTAATGTACACATATATAACTAAATGTAATAATATGATTGCTATATTATTAGATTGAACCCAAGATTTGGTGATAATAGCATAATGAGAGGAAACATTTTTCGACCAGCAAAACCAAATTAGGTATAGGACTTTCAACACAGCACAAGGGTTAAAGGAGAAATTCGTCCCCctcatcatccaagatgttcatgtctttctttcttcagttgtgaagatttttttttttttttttgaggaaaacattacatgaTTACTCTCCATATAGTGAGCTTCTATGGtgtccgtgagtttgaacttccaaaatgcactttaaatgctgttttaaatggctctacagtcgtggccaaaagttttgagaattacataaatattggaaattggaaaagttgctgcttaagtttttataatagcaatttgcatatactccagaatgttatgaagagtgatcagatgaattgcatagtccttctttgccatgaaaattaacttaatcccgaaaaaaaaactttccactgcattgttaagaaggcttcagggcgtccaagaaagtccagcaatcgccaggatcgtctcctaaagaggattcagctgcgggatcggagtgccaccagtgcagagcttgctcaggaatggcagcaggcaggtgtgagcgcatctgcacgcacagtgaggccaagacttttggaagatggcctggtgtcaagaagggcagcaaagaagccacttctctccaaaaaaaacatcagggacagattgatcttctgcaaaaagtatggcgaatggactgctgaggactggggcaaagtcatattctccgatgaagcctctttccgattgtctggaaaaaggcttgtccggagaagaaaaggtgagtgctaccatcagtcctgtgtcatgccaacagtaaagcatcctgagaccattcatttgtggggttgcttctcatccaagggagtgggctcactcaattttacccaaaaacacagccatgaataaagaatggtaccaaaacaccctccaacagcaacttcttccaacaatccaacaacagtttggtgaagaacaatgcattttccagcacgatggagcaccgtgccataaggcaaaagtgataactaagtggctctgggaccaaaacgttgaaattttgggtccatggcctggaaactccccagatcttaatcccattgagaacttgtggttaatcctcaagaggtgggtggagaacttgcccagtcgaattgcagaggtcctgaaaaagaagggccaacactgtaAATACTAACTCTTTGcacaaatgtcatgtaattgtcaataaaagcctttgaaacgtatgaagtgcttgtaattatatttcagtacatcacagaaacaactgaaacaaagaacTAAAaccagtttagcagcaaactttgtgaaaactaatatttgtgtcattctcaaaacttttggccacgactgtacactatcTCAGCGagagaagaagggtcttatacagggttgccaagttttcacaacaaaacccaccaaaTTACTACTCAAAACACGCCCAAAACTCTATCAATCGCATTTCCGGGAGATAAAAGCCCAATTCCACGGGAAAACAGCAGACTTGTCAAAATTGGTCTCATCtaatgaaatgattggttatctaaaaagaaattgacaatttattttctttttaacctcaaatgctcaaatTGTATAGCTCTGTGTTTACtatgtgtattccggttcaatacagttagggtcagtcaaaaaactctttctttttttctcatccaactttaaaattgtcctacactcctaaaaataaaagtgctttaaaaggttcttcacagcgatgccataaaagaatcatttttggttccacaaagaaccattccgtCAAAAGTTCTTTAGAGAAGCATCTTttccttacctttttataatctgaagaactttctttcatTACAGAGAATCTtgtgtaaaacagaaaggttcttcagatgttaaaggttctttatggaaccatttagacaaaaagggttcttctatggcatcgtgaagcatctttatttttgagagtgtacaTCACTGCAGAAGGACCGACCCAAaaaaccctttacaaaaaaggtaaaacaggacaattttaaaggggaaatcggatgcccattttcacaagttcatatgattctttagggtcttaataaaaagtctctaATATGCTTTGGTTAAagattctcaatagtagtgtaaaaaaaaacacccttttaccttgtcaaaatcagctctgcaaaatgtcagctcattttaagacatggcccctttaaatgccactgagctctgctcaccctgcccctctctgtgattatgtttactttagccgcatttatcggcgaaacttgccaacaagcacattattaaaaaaaggccatttgcaaagatacataaaaacacgtatactcacttctgctgtgggtgaagctgcatcaggaacaatttGCATAAAGATAGATGCATATGCAAGacgctaatgtcaatcaaatgtgttttgtcacaacgacaagaagcttagaatgaactgattttaaaaaggggatattacttttaaagattaaaaaaataccactaggTGGATTTCTATtactgtagggtggttgtgtacacaaactgccaacacacattaatgttcaaacaacatggaaaagttagttttgcaaccgatgacccctttaaagttgaaggagaaaatgagatgggagtttttcaacataccctaactgtcttgaactggaatacacagagtacatgcagagctagacaagacgagcatttgaggttaaaaggtacataaattgtcattgttttttttagaaaacaacagatcgtttcgctagataagacccctcactgggatcatttagagtcctttaaatctgcattttagaagttcaaactcacaggcaccatataagtccactatatggagagaaatcctgaaacgttttcctcaaaaaacattttctttatgactgaagaaggaaagacatgaacgtcttggatgacgaaggggtgaataaattatctgtgaaatcttctggaagtgaacttctcctttaggaAAATAAAGCATTATAATAATACTGATTCACAATCATCAAGTAATTTAGGTAGAATGTTGAAAGCAGAAAAAGAACAAAGAGCCAAAATAGAACAAgacctttttattttgtttattgaaTCATACAAACACTGTTACCTCtataaaaactatatttaaattGGGTTACGTGGATGTGGTTAGTCACTATAGCCTAGACATATGACAGCACAAAGAACAGCAAGTACAAGTGAAGACTGAGCTATCACGAAAAAAACGTCACATTAGTCTCATAAATCCAGGATAAAGCAAAGGGTTGAAAATTGAACATCTGTTACACTGATAACTATCAACCTTATGTAATAGCCAACATTATTCTTTACAAGAAGTGACGCTGGCTGTTTCCTGCCAAAAGTTTAAGGATGAAAATCAACAGCAACTATTTTAAAACCCTAAAGAAACTGGAAATTAAATCAAATTCATTCTTGTTTCATTATAATTCATTACTTCATACGGATTATGTTGTCAACCAAACCAACAGAGTCAGATGTCTATAAAGATCCAAATGGCAATTGGCATTTAAACCAGCCTTTATGCCATCACACACTGAGACACAACCACTGACCTGTTTTTCTTAAAGTGCATACCATTATTTACAGTGCCTCTTTTAGTGGACATGCTGAATCAAGCACATAACTCTTATGTTCAAGCATCTGTCAGCAGATACAGGCCCATTTCTTCTTGCTCTCTTGTGCTGTTATGACTCCTGCTGGAATTTTGAAGCTTTCAGATctgcactgtaacattaattcgtTGACACTTTCCCTTCTCTGAATCTTCAGCCTCTGTGCCAGTGCCACAAAGATGGTGTCTAATGGGTCCCCTTTGCGACCTTTGGCTGAAGTAAGATAAAAAGACATTCCGTGAACTTCAGCCAAATGTCGAGCCTGATCGATTAACACAGAAGCAGTCATCGACGTGACTAGATCGAATTTGTTGCAAACGAGGGCACGGGGTATATCCGGGCCAAGAGAGTGCTGGCGGCACTCATCCATCCACATGGGAAGATTGCAGAAACTGTTGGGGTTAGAGACATCGAAGACAAAGACAATTCCGTGCACATTGCGATAGTAGTGCTGCACCATGCTTTTACGGAAACGCTCCTGACCAGCCGTGTCCCACAGCTGTACCTGAAGAGAGACAGAAAATGAATTATATGAGATTTATAGTTTTGTACacaaacagttgaagtcaaaagtttacattcaccttgcagaatctgcaaaatgtaaattattttagcaaaataagagggatcagacaaaatgcatgtgattttttatttagtgctgacctgagatatttcacattaaagatttttacatagtcca
This region includes:
- the rab33bb gene encoding ras-related protein Rab-33B — protein: MDSSLESSTSSNGTPVRCCRTCKIIVIGDAGVGKTCLTHRFCTGQFPSRTEATIGVDFREKLLDIEGEKIKVQLWDTAGQERFRKSMVQHYYRNVHGIVFVFDVSNPNSFCNLPMWMDECRQHSLGPDIPRALVCNKFDLVTSMTASVLIDQARHLAEVHGMSFYLTSAKGRKGDPLDTIFVALAQRLKIQRRESVNELMLQCRSESFKIPAGVITAQESKKKWACIC